Proteins encoded together in one Bacillota bacterium window:
- the grpE gene encoding nucleotide exchange factor GrpE, translating into MSEEIKNEKACNKEEAKTTEESSEDTKSEVNDIETNIEEVDETAKKIEALEAEKATLSDQMLRLAAEYDNFRKRTSKEKESLWNDAVSATISDVIPLIDDFERAISQECSDKSYKDGVDMVYKKFTDMLQKLNISEIPADGEFNPELHEAIIHIEDDSLPQNSISEVMRKGYMLGGKVIRHTLVKVAN; encoded by the coding sequence ATGTCAGAAGAAATAAAAAACGAGAAAGCCTGCAACAAGGAAGAAGCAAAGACAACAGAAGAAAGCTCAGAGGACACAAAAAGCGAAGTAAATGATATCGAGACAAATATTGAAGAAGTTGACGAGACAGCAAAAAAAATTGAGGCTCTTGAAGCGGAAAAAGCAACATTGTCAGATCAAATGCTTAGGCTTGCGGCTGAGTACGATAATTTTAGAAAGAGAACATCTAAAGAAAAAGAAAGCCTTTGGAATGATGCTGTAAGCGCAACAATTTCCGATGTTATCCCGCTTATCGATGATTTTGAGCGTGCAATATCTCAAGAATGTTCAGATAAATCGTATAAAGACGGTGTAGATATGGTATATAAAAAATTCACCGATATGTTGCAAAAACTGAATATATCTGAAATTCCGGCGGATGGTGAGTTTAATCCGGAGCTTCATGAGGCAATAATCCACATAGAAGATGATAGCTTGCCGCAGAACAGTATCTCAGAGGTAATGCGAAAGGGATACATGCTGGGCGGAAAAGTTATAAGACATACACTTGTCAAGGTTGCAAATTAG
- the hrcA gene encoding heat-inducible transcriptional repressor HrcA, which produces MELSERKKRILYAIVNDYIQNAEPVGSKAIAEQTGIGLSSATIRNEMSELESLGYLEQPHTSAGRIPTQKGYRLFVNDLMEHYKLSAMEMQRINDLLQNRATQLEKLIADVGRQISGLMNLTTVAVTPKLNNASIKRFDFIPIDSFSFVLVVVTSGGIVKNKVFRSTIPIDSEVLFDIGIVMNNRFTGIPIESITLPLISQVQDELQSFHFVLMPILQFISDTMREIDSAEVYLGGAANILEYPEFQSTDKVKNLFSVLDNKDELKEMMAQLAETDSEEDIKIVIGKENPLVKMQDSSIVIGNYKIGEKTVGVIGVIGPTRMNYGKVAAHLEYFTQSLNKLLNETFFGKDKLDNGG; this is translated from the coding sequence GTGGAACTGAGTGAAAGAAAAAAGAGAATACTCTATGCCATAGTCAATGACTATATCCAAAATGCGGAACCTGTAGGATCTAAGGCGATTGCTGAGCAAACAGGTATTGGTCTTTCCTCTGCGACTATCCGAAATGAAATGTCTGAACTTGAGTCTTTAGGGTATCTTGAGCAGCCTCATACTTCTGCGGGAAGAATTCCAACGCAAAAAGGCTATAGGCTGTTTGTAAATGATTTAATGGAGCACTATAAACTTTCGGCTATGGAAATGCAGAGGATTAACGATCTTCTTCAAAATAGGGCAACTCAGCTTGAAAAATTAATCGCTGATGTCGGAAGACAGATAAGCGGACTTATGAATTTAACTACCGTTGCAGTTACTCCTAAACTGAATAACGCGTCTATTAAAAGATTTGATTTTATACCGATTGATTCTTTCTCATTTGTGCTTGTTGTGGTGACAAGCGGTGGGATTGTCAAGAATAAGGTGTTTCGATCTACTATTCCAATAGATTCTGAAGTTTTGTTTGATATAGGGATTGTAATGAATAATCGTTTTACCGGGATCCCGATTGAGTCGATCACTCTGCCTCTTATATCGCAGGTTCAGGATGAACTTCAGTCTTTTCATTTTGTACTTATGCCTATACTGCAGTTTATCTCGGATACAATGCGTGAGATAGATTCTGCTGAGGTGTATTTGGGTGGCGCAGCCAACATTTTGGAATACCCTGAGTTCCAGAGTACTGATAAAGTTAAAAATCTTTTTTCAGTCCTTGATAATAAGGATGAACTCAAAGAAATGATGGCACAGCTTGCCGAAACAGACAGTGAAGAGGATATAAAAATAGTAATCGGAAAGGAAAATCCGCTTGTAAAGATGCAGGATTCAAGTATCGTGATAGGTAACTATAAGATTGGAGAAAAAACTGTTGGTGTTATAGGGGTCATCGGTCCTACAAGAATGAATTACGGCAAGGTTGCCGCTCATCTGGAATATTTCACGCAATCCCTTAACAAGCTTTTAAATGAAACGTTTTTCGGCAAGGATAAATTGGATAACGGAGGTTAA